From a single Brassica rapa cultivar Chiifu-401-42 chromosome A01, CAAS_Brap_v3.01, whole genome shotgun sequence genomic region:
- the LOC103869185 gene encoding peroxisomal acyl-coenzyme A oxidase 1, with protein MEGIDHLADERNKAEFDVDEMKIVWAGSRHAFEVSDRIARLVATDPVFEKSDRARLSRKELFKSTLKKCAHAWKRIIELRLTEEEAGRLRFFVDQPAFVDLHWGMFVPAIKGQGTEEQQQKWLSLANKMQIIGCYAQTELGHGSNVQGLETTATFDPKTDEFVIHSPTQTSSKWWPGGLGKVSTHAVVYARLITDGKDYGVHGFIVQLRSLEDHSPLPNIIVGDIGTKMGNGAYNSMDNGFLMFDQVRIPRDQMLMRLARVTREGKYVPSDVPKQLMYGTMVYVRQTIVADASNALSRAVCIATRYSAVRRQFGARNGGIETQVIDYKTQQNRLFPLLASAYAFRFVGEWLKWLYTDVTARLQASDFSTLPEAHACTAGLKSLTTTATADGIEECRKLCGGHGYLWCSGLPELFAVYVPACTYEGDNIVLQLQVARFLMKTVSQLGSGKAPVGTTAYMARAQHLLQCRSGVQKAEDWLNPAAVVEAFEARALRMAVACAKNLSKFENQEQGFSELLAELVEAAIAHCQLIVVSKFIAKLEQDIGGKGVKKQLNNLCYIYALHILHKHLGDFLSTNSITPKQASLANDQLRSLYSQVRPNAVALVDAFNYTDHYLNSVLGRYDGNVYPKLFEEAWKDPLNDSVVPDGYQEYIRPLIKQQLRTARL; from the exons ATGGAGGGAATTGATCACCTAGCCGATGAGAGGAACAAGGCGGAGTTCGATGTCGACGAGATGAAGATCGTCTGGGCCGGTTCTCGCCACGCTTTCGAGGTTTCCGATCGAATCGCCCGCCTCGTCGCCACCGATCCG GTATTCGAGAAAAGCGATAGAGCTAGGCTGAGCAGGAAGGAGCTGTTCAAGAGCACGTTGAAGAAATGTGCTCACGCTTGGAAGAGGATCATCGAGCTTCGTCTCACTG AGGAAGAAGCAGGAAGGTTGAGGTTCTTTGTTGATCAGCCTGCCTTTGTTGATCTTCACTGG GGAATGTTTGTGCCTGCTATCAAGGGGCAGGGTACAGAGGAGCAGCAACAGAAATGGTTGTCTCTAGCCAATAAGATGCAGATTATTGGGTGTTATGCACAAACTGAGCTTGGTCATGGCTCTAATGTTCAAGGACTTGAGACAACCGCCACTTTTGATCCCAAGACGGATGAGTTTGTGATCCACAGCCCAACTCAGACTTCATCCAAA TGGTGGCCTGGTGGCTTGGGAAAAGTTTCTACACATGCTGTTGTTTACGCTCGTCTCATCACTGACGGCAAAGACTATGGTGTCCATG GATTCATTGTGCAACTGCGTAGCTTAGAAGATCATTCTCCTCTTCCGAATATAATTGTTGGTGATATCGGGACGAAGATGGGTAATGGAGCATACAATTCTATGGACAACGGTTTTCTTATGTTTGATCAAGTTCGCATTCCCAGAGATCAAATGCTCATGAG GCTGGCAAGAGTTACGAGGGAAGGAAAATATGTTCCATCGGATGTCCCAAAGCAGCTAATGTATGGTACTATGGTGTATGTGAGACAAACAATTGTGGCAGATGCTTCAAATGCACTCTCTAGAGCTGTTTGCATAGCTACAAGGTACAGCGCAGTGCGGAGGCAGTTTGGCGCCCGGAATGGTGGCATTGAGACTCAG GTGATTGATTATAAAACTCAGCAAAACAGGCTATTTCCTCTGTTGGCATCGGCATATGCATTCCGATTTGTTGGGGAGTGGCTTAAATGGCTGTACACGGATGTAACTGCAAGACTGCAGGCCAGTGATTTCTCAACATTGCCTGAGGCTCATGCATGCACTGCAGGATTGAAATCTCTCACCACCACAGCCACTGCG GACGGCATTGAAGAATGTCGTAAGTTATGTGGTGGACATGGTTACTTGTGGTGCAGTGGGCTCCCTGAGCTGTTTGCTGTATATGTTCCTGCCTGTACATATGAAGGAGACAACATTGTGCTACAGTTGCAG GTTGCTAGATTTCTCATGAAGACAGTGTCCCAGCTGGGATCTGGAAAGGCTCCTGTTGGCACAACTGCTTATATGGCTCGGGCACAACATCTTTTGCAATGCCGTTCTGGTGTTCAAAAAG CTGAGGATTGGTTGAACCCTGCTGCGGTAGTGGAAGCTTTTGAAGCAAGGGCTCTGAGAATGGCCGTTGCTTGTGCCAAAAATCTCAGCAAGTTTGAGAATCAAGAACAAG GATTCTCAGAGCTACTGGCCGAGCTGGTTGAGGCGGCAATTGCTCATTGCCAATTGATTGTTGTTTCCAA GTTCATAGCTAAGCTAGAGCAAGACATAGGAGGCAAAGGAGTAAAGAAACAGCTGAACAATCTGTGTTACATTTACGCTCTCCATATCCTTCATAAACACCTCGGAGAtttcctctcaaccaactccaTCACTCCCAAACAAGCCTCTCTCGCCAATGACCAGCTCCGTTCCTTATACTCACAG GTCCGCCCTAATGCGGTTGCGCTTGTGGACGCCTTCAACTACACCGACCATTACTTGAACTCGGTGCTAGGACGTTATGACGGTAATGTATACCCGAAGCTCTTTGAGGAAGCATGGAAGGATCCATTGAACGACTCGGTGGTTCCTGATGGGTACCAGGAATACATTCGACCCTTGATCAAGCAGCAGCTTCGTACCGCCAGGCTCTGA